In the genome of Candidatus Eisenbacteria bacterium, the window CTGCGATTCGGTTTCGACGGCGCCGGGCGCGAGGTGGTAACGAATCTCATACGAGACCGGCGCGCCGTAGTTGCGCCAAGAGAGAAGGAAGCGGAAGAAGACGCGCGCCGAAGGATCGACGCGCGGCGTCGAGATCTTTGTCTTTGCCAAGAGTCCGTTCAGGAGAGGACGCGCGAACGTCATGCGCCGAATCATCCCGCGCTCCCCCTCGGGCCGATAGGCGAAACGGGCCGTGTCCTCGCTTCCGGCCTCCGAGGCGACCTCCATGACCGCGTACCCTTCTCTCAGGCTCGCGGCCGCCTTTCCACCGCTCACGGACGCCGCCAACCCGGCGAGATCTTTGCGTCGCCGACTTTGATTCTGCGGGGAGGTCAAGCGGACCGAGAGATCGGACGAGTCAATCTCGGCTCGCGAAAGATCGATGGTCAGGGTGTCGTACATCTCGAAGATTTCGACATGATCCGTCCACCAGAGAACATCCAGGCCCGACTCCTTCGCGTACCACGTGTGCCATTGCATCGAAGCGGGGCGCACGGCTCCGTTGTGGTTGGAGAGCCCGTGGATGTGCATTTGGACGGAGAAGGGCCTCTCCTCCGCCGCGAGGGCCGCCGGTAGAGAAAGGAAGAGAAGAATAAAGAGGGGGCCGAACCGGGCGGCGGCGGAACGTCGGAAGATCATCGCGCGTCTCCTTTTCTGGTGAAGCGCTGGGAGGGAGGATAGGGCGTTTCCTCGCCGCACGCGAGAGGTTCTTTGCTATCATCCTCGCTCGCGGGGCGGTCCGGGCTTGCCGAAACGCGGGGCGCCCGGTCGTTCGCCCCCGAGGGGCAGGAGACGCCCCTCGCCGGCGATATCCTCGCGTCGACTCGTCCGACGGTGTCGGGAAAGGACGCTCCTCATGGCGGCAAGCGGCATTCGGATCTTCATAACCGGCGGGACGTTCGACAAGGAGTATAACAAGATCACGGGCGAGCTCTACTTCAAGGACTCGCACGTGCCCAGCGTTCTCGATCTCGGGCGCTGCCGCCTCGAGATCAACGTGCGCACGCTGATGATGATCGACAGCCGGTCGATGACCGACGAGGACCGCGCGGTCATCGCGAAGAACTGCCGCGCGGCCGAGGAGGAAAGGATCGTCGTCACGCACGGAACCGACACGATGGTGGAGACCGCGAAGCTCCTCGCGCGGGAGGTGCAAGGAAAGACGATCGTCCTCACGGGAGCGATGACTCCCTACACGTTCGGAAGCTCCGACGGCCTTTTCAACATGG includes:
- a CDS encoding asparaginase, with protein sequence MAASGIRIFITGGTFDKEYNKITGELYFKDSHVPSVLDLGRCRLEINVRTLMMIDSRSMTDEDRAVIAKNCRAAEEERIVVTHGTDTMVETAKLLAREVQGKTIVLTGAMTPYTFGSSDGLFNMGSALAFAQTLPHGVYIAMNGRSFDWQTVRKNRKTGDFEEIEG